One segment of Prionailurus bengalensis isolate Pbe53 chromosome X, Fcat_Pben_1.1_paternal_pri, whole genome shotgun sequence DNA contains the following:
- the LOC122477910 gene encoding NF-kappa-B-activating protein isoform X2 has translation MAPVSRSRSPEGEASGFGGKRRSLSKSPKPSKSARSPRGRRSRSSSRSHSCSRSGDRNGVSHQLGGFSQGSRNQSYRSRSRSRSRERPSAPRGSLFTSASSTAYYGGYSRPYGSDKPWPSLLDKEREESLRQKRLSERERIGELGAPEVWGLSPKNPEPDSDEHTPVEDDEPKKSTTSASTSEEEKKKKKKKRKSSHSKERSKKKRKKKSSKRKRKKYSDSDSDSDSETDSSDEDTKRRGKKAKKKEKKKKHRSKKYKKKKSKKNRKDSSDSSSKDSQEEFLENPWKDRSKPEEPSDLIGPEAPKTLASQDDKPLNYGHALLPGEGAAMAEYVKAGKRIPRRGEIGLTSEEIASFECSGYVMSGSREQYVIVLLYHGWLSQLHIIGHSKSTGTWKYMHKTVINGK, from the exons ATGGCTCCGGTGTCGCGTTCGCGCAGCCCGGAGGGGGAGGCCTCGGGCTTTGGGGGGAAGCGTCGCAGTTTGTCCAAGAGCCCTAAGCCCAGCAAATCCGCCCGCTCCCCGCGGGGCCGCCGCTCCCGCTCGAGCTCTCGCTCGCACTCTTGCTCTCGGTCTGGGGACCGGAATGGTGTCAGCCATCAGCTAGGTGGCTTCAGCCAAGGGTCCCGAAACCAGTCTTACCGATCCCGCTCGCGGTCACGCTCCCGAGAGCGGCCCTCGGCGCCGCGGGGCAGCCTCTTCACTTCGGCCTCATCGACCGCGTATTATGGCGGCTACTCACGCCCCTACGGGAGCGACAAGCCGTGGCCTAGCCTTCTGgacaaggagagggaggagagcttGCGGCAAAA GAgattgagtgagagagagaggattggaGAATTGGGAGCTCCTGAAGTATGGGGACTTTCTCCAAAGAATCCAGAACCAGA CTCTGATGAACACACACCAGTAGAGGATGATGAGCCAAAGAAAAGCACTACTTCAGCTTCTACTtcagaag aagaaaagaagaagaagaagaagaagaggaagtctAGTCATTCAAAAGAAAGgtccaagaaaaagagaaagaaaaaatcatctaAAAGAAAACGCAAGAAGTATTCTGACAGCGACAGTGACTCTGACTCTGAAACGGACTCCAGTG ATGAAGAtacaaaaagaagaggaaagaaagccaagaaaaaggaaaagaagaagaaacacagatc gaagaaatataagaaaaagaagtctaagaagaatagaaaagattCCAGTGATTCAAGCTCTAAAGATTCCCAAGAAGAGTTTCTGGAGAATCCCTGGAAGGATCGATCAA AGCCTGAAGAACCCTCAGACTTAATTGGCCCAGAGGCTCCGAAAACACTTGCCTCTCAGGATGATAAACCTTTGAA CTATGGCCATGCACTGTTGCCTGGTGAGGGTGCAGCTATGGCTGAATACGTAAAAGCTGGGAAACGTATCCCAAGAAGAGGTGAAATTGGCTTGACAAGTGAAGAAATTGCATCATTCGAATGCTCGGGTTATGTAATGAGTGGTAGCAG GGAACAATATGTCATTGTGCTACTCTACCATGGATGGCTTAGCCAATTGCATATTATTGGACACTCAAAATCAACAGGCACCTGGAAGTATATGCACAAAACTGTTATCAACGGTAAGTGA
- the LOC122477910 gene encoding NF-kappa-B-activating protein isoform X1, giving the protein MAPVSRSRSPEGEASGFGGKRRSLSKSPKPSKSARSPRGRRSRSSSRSHSCSRSGDRNGVSHQLGGFSQGSRNQSYRSRSRSRSRERPSAPRGSLFTSASSTAYYGGYSRPYGSDKPWPSLLDKEREESLRQKRLSERERIGELGAPEVWGLSPKNPEPDSDEHTPVEDDEPKKSTTSASTSEEEKKKKKKKRKSSHSKERSKKKRKKKSSKRKRKKYSDSDSDSDSETDSSDEDTKRRGKKAKKKEKKKKHRSKKYKKKKSKKNRKDSSDSSSKDSQEEFLENPWKDRSKPEEPSDLIGPEAPKTLASQDDKPLNYGHALLPGEGAAMAEYVKAGKRIPRRGEIGLTSEEIASFECSGYVMSGSRHRRMEAVRLRKENQIYSADEKRALASFNQEERRKRENKILASFREMVYRKTKGKDDK; this is encoded by the exons ATGGCTCCGGTGTCGCGTTCGCGCAGCCCGGAGGGGGAGGCCTCGGGCTTTGGGGGGAAGCGTCGCAGTTTGTCCAAGAGCCCTAAGCCCAGCAAATCCGCCCGCTCCCCGCGGGGCCGCCGCTCCCGCTCGAGCTCTCGCTCGCACTCTTGCTCTCGGTCTGGGGACCGGAATGGTGTCAGCCATCAGCTAGGTGGCTTCAGCCAAGGGTCCCGAAACCAGTCTTACCGATCCCGCTCGCGGTCACGCTCCCGAGAGCGGCCCTCGGCGCCGCGGGGCAGCCTCTTCACTTCGGCCTCATCGACCGCGTATTATGGCGGCTACTCACGCCCCTACGGGAGCGACAAGCCGTGGCCTAGCCTTCTGgacaaggagagggaggagagcttGCGGCAAAA GAgattgagtgagagagagaggattggaGAATTGGGAGCTCCTGAAGTATGGGGACTTTCTCCAAAGAATCCAGAACCAGA CTCTGATGAACACACACCAGTAGAGGATGATGAGCCAAAGAAAAGCACTACTTCAGCTTCTACTtcagaag aagaaaagaagaagaagaagaagaagaggaagtctAGTCATTCAAAAGAAAGgtccaagaaaaagagaaagaaaaaatcatctaAAAGAAAACGCAAGAAGTATTCTGACAGCGACAGTGACTCTGACTCTGAAACGGACTCCAGTG ATGAAGAtacaaaaagaagaggaaagaaagccaagaaaaaggaaaagaagaagaaacacagatc gaagaaatataagaaaaagaagtctaagaagaatagaaaagattCCAGTGATTCAAGCTCTAAAGATTCCCAAGAAGAGTTTCTGGAGAATCCCTGGAAGGATCGATCAA AGCCTGAAGAACCCTCAGACTTAATTGGCCCAGAGGCTCCGAAAACACTTGCCTCTCAGGATGATAAACCTTTGAA CTATGGCCATGCACTGTTGCCTGGTGAGGGTGCAGCTATGGCTGAATACGTAAAAGCTGGGAAACGTATCCCAAGAAGAGGTGAAATTGGCTTGACAAGTGAAGAAATTGCATCATTCGAATGCTCGGGTTATGTAATGAGTGGTAGCAG GCATCGCCGAATGGAGGCCGTGCGACTGCGGAAAGAGAACCAGATCTATAGTGCTGATGAGAAGAGAGCCCTGGCGTCCTTTAACCAAGAAGAGAGgcgaaagagagaaaacaagattcTGGCCAGTTTTCGAGAGATGGTATACCGAAAAACTAAAGGGAAAGATGACAAATAA